A window of Nicotiana sylvestris chromosome 8, ASM39365v2, whole genome shotgun sequence genomic DNA:
TGATTAGCATGATTTTAGGAGATTTAATTATATTTAGGAGAtctgattttatttgatttgatttgatagcTGGATTGATTGTacaaatttattttatttccttaattaacaTTAGGAGCTTTGTATAAATTTCCTTACTCATGGGATGTAAACATACACATAAATACAAGAAaacttttcttcttctcaaaatctATAGTGCTATAGCTGTCTCAAGTGCCTATTCTTCCTATCAGCAACTCCATTTTGAGAGGGTGTATCAACACATGAAGACTGATGTAGTATACCATTTTGTCTCATGTAGGACTGAAATATCTTTGACATGTATTCTTTGGTGTTATCACTCCTTAGAATACGCATTAAAGCATTGAATTGAGTTTTGACTTCAGCACAAAAAGTAGAAAAGTGAGTAAACACTTCAGAGCGGCTCTTCATATAGTAAATCCAAGTCAATTGAGAAAAATCATCTACAAAGATAACAAAATACTTATGCCcggttttacaaaaaaaaaacggACATGGTCCCCAAACATCAGATGGGACTAACTCAAAAGCTGGCTCAGCTCGCTTATTAACCCTTGGACCTAACGAGATTGGTGGTGTTTTGCAATTCGACATGACTCACAATTCAATGACGAAATATTCTGAAATTGAGGAAAAAGCTTCTTTAACAAAGGTAAAGAGGGATGTCCTAGCCGACAATGTGCTTCAAAAGGAGAGACAACACCGGATCATGCAGCAGACCGTGGCTCCCATTCATCAAGAATGTAGAGATCACCAAATACATATCCTTTATCAATAACCTGCATTGTCGTAAGATCAAGAAACAAATAATGATCGAGAAAGAATGAGACACAAAAATTAAGGTCTCTGGTGATTTTACTAACAAAAATCAAATTGAAGACCAAGTTTGGTAGACCTAAAACAGATAACAAGGTAATATAGGAAGTTGGTTTAAAAGTTCCAGATCCAACACTGTTACAAGTTGATTTATCAGCTCCAGTAACCAAAGAGGGTGCTTTGTTTGATcgaaatgtagaaaaaatatttgaaTTGCTTGTCATGTGATTTGTGGCACCTGAATCAATCGCCATTTATTTGAAGAGGTAACAGACATGTTTTATTTGATCTAGCGAAAGCAGTAACTAAAGAAGATTCCTTAATTGATAATATTGAAAGAATTTAAGAAACTCGTTGGGAACCAAGCTTGTTTGACTAGGAGCTGTAGCATTATTTCCTCCTTGCTTACTGTTAATAGATATTGCTTTTTTTCAACTAACAAAACTCACGATTAAAGAAATCAAAAACTTTTACCGCAAAATCAACTCCTTAACAAGCTTACAGTTGAAAGCAACTTAATTTGTTAGAGAAAATCAATATCAGAATCAAAGTAGACAAAATTGAAAGGTTTCCCAGCCAAATTGGTAACTGTTATCAATCAACTACGGAGATGAAATAGCAGCAATTAACCAAACTAACCAAAGGAATAAATCAAAGGAACTCTTTACCACCAAACAAAATAATACTGATTGCTTCTGAGCCCTACAATGCCACCAAACTCACGAGAGAGAAGATCTGACAGTATCTTCAGCAAGAAAATATGGCCAGCCGTGGTCCGTTAATTATAGTCACTCAAAAAAGAATCAAAGATAGATACCAACTAGAAAAACAACCGGAGAAACAGATAAATAACCAGAGAAAACCTCAATCAAATTAGAGAAGCAGTCACGAAGCGAGAGAGTGGTCTAACCAAGAAAGCCACCAACAATTTTGGCAGCAAATCACTTGTTATGTCAGAGACGAAAGCCGAATCTCAAATTTTCCTTCCACACTCCCATACGTGCTGCCGAAGTAATCCTGCCAGAATGTAACTTGGAATCTAGCCACTGAATTCTAGGTTTCTACAGATTAGGGGGAGGCGATTCCCCCTAGGTAAGCTGTGATAGTTACTTTGCAACTTGGCAAAGAATCAGGCAGCAAACGAATTCCGGCAAGAAAGCGATCAAATTCCGACCAAGCTACAAccgtggctctgataccatgttaagtACAGAGACAATAGAGCAATCTCTCTCGAATATTATTCAAGAAGTAACAAGTATATATTACAAGTACATAGAACCCTAACTATGAAAAGAATCAAAAAGGAAATATTCTTCTAGCTATGTACATTACATAAGCGTATGTCTACATTCATTATATAACACAAGACAAGCTTATTGGGCTTCAACTAGCAGTTAAAAAGTATattatggtggaagaagagctcAAGTCCCAAGGAAATCTTTTGGCCAAGTCTTACAACTATTCAGTGATGAAATCTCCCAGTGTGGCTAGGAGAGCAAGCAAGTCATTGACTTCCCAATCATGAAGATTTCTTCTAAACACTAGATGCCAAACATTGTTCTCTCTATTTTGAGCAATATTTAAGTCTTGATTGCAGGCTATTTGGTATAGACCGGAGTATGAATCCTTTAGTACTGTATTACCAAGCCATATGTCTTTCTAGAATTTCACATGAACACCATTACCAACTTTGAATGATGTATTCTGAAAAAAACCATTTTGAAAGCTGCTAAACTTTTCTTGGAGCTTTAATGATTCTGAATTCCATATTTGGCGTCAATGATCTCCTTCTAGTAACCTATTTTAATGTGTCCACACCTCCATAGCCATTTTATTAGCATGTTCTGAAGCCTAAGATACCCAATCCCCTATAAGACTTTGGTTGAGTTACTTTTGGCCACCTAACAAGTGAAAATTTGTGAGTCTCACTGTTTCCTTCCCATAAAAACCTTCTTCTTAGCTTGTCTCGCTGTTTCCGAACTGAGCTTGGATAGGAAACAAAGACATGTAATAAGTTGGTATACTGTCAAGGACACTACTGATCCGTGTGAGTCTGCCCCCATCAAGAGATATTGCATTTACCAAGTTGCTAGTCTCTTTTCCACTTTTTCAATGACTCCATTCCAAATTCCGGTGGATTTGAATTTGGCTCCCAAGAGGAGTCCTAGATAAGTTGTAGGGAAGAAGCCAATTTTGCATCTAAGTACTTCAGCTAATTCCTCCAAATTTTGAACCTCATTCACCGGATAGATAATACTTTTAAACATATTGATGTGTAGCTCAGACAATGCTTCAAAAATGAGTAAGATGAGGTTGACATTGACTACTTGTGATCTTTCTGCACCACAGAAGATCAATGTGTCATCTGCATATAACAAGTGTGATACATTGACTGGTTTGCAGGATTTCTCTCCACTTTCAAAACCTTGTATCCATTTAAGCTCCTTTGCCCTTCCTAGCATCTGTGAGAGACCTTCAATTGCCAATATAAAGAGAAAATGAGAGAGAGGATCTCCTTGCCCGAGGCCTTTCTGAGGAGAAAAGAAACCTACAGGGCTTTTGTTAACCAACATGGAATATTTCACAGTTGATATGCAGAATTTTATCCACCTTATCCACTTATCTCCAAATCCCATCTTCTCTAGGATGTTGATGAGATATGCCCAACTCACTTGATCAAAAGCTTTTTCAATGTCAAATTTGCACAGCGAACCTGTTTCACCACTTTTGATTTTCAACTCACTTGAGAGTTCTATTGAACATTTGATGCTTCTTGCGGTgggatttatctttcaacctaaCTAGTTCATAATTCAAGGTAGTAAGATAACTTCTTCTTTGATATCTTTGGTTTCTTCTTGGTATTCTTAGtaattattgcccattactaacTATTATCTAACGTTACTCACAAAACAGTCAAGATCCAAATCTGTAATTTTTATTCGTTTCTCAAAATCTGAATCAAGTTTTTGATTTGCATTTACTTTTAATTCCCTTCCTATATTCCAAATAACAAAAGATCATGCGACACGTCACCACCTGGCAACCCAAATGCACTACCTCATCCTATGACAGAGCCACTTTAGACTAAGAGGTGTCAATTGACACCTGTTTCATCAAAAAGTTGCACTGTGTAGCTATGTATAGACTATATATTGAATCTCCTTAGTTTCTTCGTGCGTATACTTCTTTACATTTTGAAACCCCTTAGTGAAATTACGGGCCCTGTCACTGGTCCTCATCCTCCCCTCCCTCTACCATgcccccaccaccaccaccaccaccaccatgcCCACATGTTGTTCCTCCATCACCACCCCAGATCCTCTCAGGTGGTGCTAGGTACTGCCTTGCCCAACCCTTCCTCATTGCAATCCCTACTTTTGGTGGGTGGAAGATTTTAGGGTAATTTGGTAGCAATGAAGCAGCAGTTTGGATCTAAGCTGCTTTGTAGGGTAAGTTAGGTAGCAAATAAGCAAGGGTTTGACATAAGCTATTCTAAGTTGCTAAAATTCTTGTACATCGTATGgcaggaaagaaaaagaaaactcagAATCACGGAGTATGTGGACTGATCTTAGTAGACTGGTATAGAGAAAATCAATAACTTTAGTTTTCATGATTGGAAACTGTGACTTGGATTGGAGACTCCTCGGCATCTGATTTCCCAAAGTAtttaatgatgatgatgatgatgatgtcgtCACTAATATATGGAAATCTCTTTGAAAATAGCAGACACCTCATAAGATAGAAAATCACTGCAAGCAGACACCTCATAAGATAGAAGTTACAACAAATACATGACAAATTAAAGCTAGAAAACGTCCAAAAATGTTCATAAAAGCTGGAAATAAAGAGAACACTAAAAGAGCTAGTAAGGAGCTTCATGGGAAAAATATAGACAGAATTCACGCACCTTGTTAATGCTCAAGAATCTTTCTGTATGTCAAAATTGTTATCCAACTGAAGTAATGGTGCTTGAGTAATTCTTCACCAGCCACTCATGAGGATATGGGTACAATATTTCTGTGTTGAATTGCCAAACCATGATTCTTGAACAGTGCATTGGTAAGCATTCCATTTGGCTTTCATCTTCTACCACTTGTTCAATAAATGTGCTCACCTGCAATAAAATCATTAGGATTGACATATTCGCATACGGTAATATAGATAACAGCTGTAATATCCCTTCCCCTTTCTCCCAAGGGTGATTGGGTGTAGTGCTCCAACTTCAAATACACTTTCACTAGCCATGCTCTTGAAGAAGTATCCACTAACAGAATATCTATTTTTATTAACAATCATCAAAGATCCAGGAACGCAAAACTCACTTGGGAACCAGCTCTGGCTGTATCAGACTGCCTTATAGGTTCTAGTGTTGGTCGGTGCCACCTCTTAGGATCCCAAAGTATCGTACTATTGAACGCAAATCCCGATATTTCTGCAGAGAATCTCTGAAATCTTTTTGCTCTACCTTCAGTGTGCCAACCTATAACCAGAGAGGCGTTACAGATTGGACCCTGCAAGATAACGTTCCTATTATTTTCAGCTAGTCTTGCCACAATCCATGTCCCGAACCGGCTGCATACAACAATTTTTTATCAAAAAAGTTGATAAATAGGATTACAGACTCAGCAGATTACCTAGAAGGGCATGATTCATCGCATTTAAAACAAATGCTTATAATGAGACAAGATATAGTGAGAGGCACCCAAGATCAGAGTGATCAAGATGCAAATGACAGTTGACCTGTTAAGGATTTAAACATGAATTTCCTATATAACTATAAACAAAATAATAACAGCTTATGCGAGATTAAAGAAACGAGAACAAGCAATCATGAACTAAATTGAGCATAGGTAATGTTCCCTAAGGATATATCCTACTGGAAACTTTCTTCCACTTAGCTTTATGTCACAAAAGTAAAACAAGGTAGCTAACACGCAGAAAGTAAGAAAATTTAACAAATAGAGTACCTGATCTGTCTCATCTGCTCGAATAAATCAGCAGAGTATATGTTGTACTCATCAGCAAAATAGACAATACCATCGAGATGGTGTGTTTCAATGTGAGAGAGTGCAACATTCCTTAGGTGCACATTTTTTTCTTTCACATCAGTTAAGTTCTTGCAGCACACAAGATGCCTGTACATAACTCCAGTTCTTCTCAATATATCAGCAGTTTCAACAGACTGAGAGTTCATCTCAACAACTATCCACAACAAAGGAGAAGGCACCAACTTTAATCCATAGGCTAGACGATTCAGATAGTATGCTTGAAATGGCCGAGTTTCTGTAGGCGTCACAATAATCAAAAGTTTACGGGACAACATAAACTCTTGTTCAAGTGATTGGTTAAAGGAGGCATTGTTGGCAATTTCTTTTTTCAGTTCAACATGTACTAAGTTAGGCTCTGATGTCGAATTATCCACGATAGGCAAGTTCTCAGTGGTTGAAGTCACATTTCTAGATACGTCATATGAGCGAGCATTTTCTTCGACCTCAAAGGAGAAAGCTTGATGTTTAGATATAAAATTTGTAGACAAATTTAGTGAAACAAATGGAGTAAGACCAATAAATACTCCAAGAACAAAGCAGATAAAGAATTGTAAAAGAGCTCTCCTCCAAATGAGCCCCTTCAACTTTGACCTCTCCAATGGCCTAGAAGATCTTCGTGACAAAAGACCAAGTACAAATGTTTGAACCTTGTACAACGCATAATCCAATGAACCAAGAGAAGACAGCAATGTACCAGTTGGTGTATAGCTATGAGTACATGATGATGACTTGGACAAAGGAGAGGCAACAAGACATGCCTCTCCATTCATAGTACTACCAGGACGAGGCACTGGGGACAATGTTCTTCTAATTGAAGCCATAATAGTAATCAGACAACCTTAAATTGTTTCAAAGAGACTCTTGCCAGAAGTAACCAATATGATGTCCACTGAATTTGACACACGAAACTAATACCTTAGGCCTTATCCAACTCTATCAATATAATGAAAATTTCTGAAACTATAATAGCTTAAAATGAGGAATAGCTTATAAGACCAGAATAGATAATAACTCCATCTTAGTACATCAAGTACACTGAAAATATCCTCAATGATGACAAATTCAGCACAAGCTCAACCAGCTGTTTGACTCTTATAGAGTCAAATCACAATACACTGTCAATTGCTCAACATTCAAAACTTTTCCAAGTATTGATCTGTACTCAAACAATGAAACGCCATGTCTATTAAGATTCAAAACATTGCAACAAAAGGGCACAATACCATCAACCAAATCTTGAATGAAGTCAAAAGGCCAATACCCATAAATGAAAAGTCAATTCTGACCTCAAGAAAACGCCAGATTTGAACTTGAAATGAGCAAATCTTGAGCTCAAATGAAAAGGGTTACTGTATTTTCTTCCAATAAGAAAAGGGTCATCGATCTTTTTTTGGGTGTTCAACTCAATAGGAGCAcaaagaacaagaagaagaaacaacCTCTTTTTGAGACAATTTAGTTAAGGGCGGTGCTAAAAATAGAAACTTCAAAAACCTTTCTTGGGGCAACTAGTCAAACACAAAATGAGCTGAAAGGGTTCAATGTTTTGAATCTTGAGCGAAAGAGTGACAGCCGTGGAcacaataaaaaaaacaaaaaaaacaaagcaatGGCATTTACAAGCActcttttatcttttcttttcttcttccttttcaatTAGATTACTTATAGACTTTTTATGTTGAAACGTCTCACAATTTCCTAATTCATTACTTGACCCAGTATTATTGTTTCAAAAACTGTTTTGATGTAAAGTTTAATTTTGGTGACCAAAATGTTTATTTAGTTTGGCTGTGATTTAATAACTTTGAGAATTTGTTTTAGTAAAATGTTGTCACGAGAAATACATTGTGATAAGAATATTTGAGAGTGAATATTTAGATTTCTTCTATGACTGACACGTGATGAACTAATAATTAAAGAGACTAATTTTACAGTCTATAAATCAGCAATTACACATTCTCGTAAGCTTTTTCTAATTATGTTAATGACATTATCAACCATAATATTGACTTCACAAAATAAACGTGTATTCATGTCTTCAACTAGGAGAGAGAGTATTTAGTTACTCCTTTTTcattgtgtatatatatagttGCTGAATCTATTTCCAAATTAGTCTCCGGTGGGGTGGGTGAATCTATTTCCTAAATTCAGGGGGTGATAATTGCACATGGTATAATAAGAAAATATTCATGTTTGATGTTTTTCTTCTTATCCAATTATAGAATAGAATAATTATTGGGAAACATATTGGTAGAACCATTTTACATCCGTAAGAGGTGCATGCAATGTAGCCAGCAAACATTAATGTCTAGCATTTAATTCTTTTCATTCGTGCATCTATTGATAATCAATTATGTAAAAGAGTTCTTCGGTATTGTTGCTTCAAAACACACAAAAGTATCTCGACTGCAgtaattaaataaaattctacTATGAACTATACCCTGATCATTTTGTATTTCAAACGAAGCTCCATTGTTATTTTACATAAGAAATTCACATCAACGAACTGAAAGTGAAGCACCGACAAATGTAACATGATAAGGATTCTCACAAATATTTCCTATTTCCCTACATCAAAAGCTGCGTTTAAATTTAAGAGTTTATCCCTGTAGTTGTACATGAATTTTATATGAAGAAGTGTATCCACATATGGTTCCTTATACTTATTTCACTTGACATAATATGAATTATCATTATGTAAGGTGCAAGACGATCtaatttagttctatatttgTTTGAACAAAAGGCTAAGTTGGTTTTGTAGATACTAAATTTGCGTCAAGAAAATAATCGAGACCGAAAATATCGTAACAAttgtagtatttgatttcaaataatatgagtgtacaatctctatggaTCCTCTgcttcttctttccaatagtaaatgaattcaagggcctttgagcttgatcttgaatatgtaggTGTTGCCACGAACAATGATCTTGAATTCAACAGcacgaactttgatttgaactcgtactccttgaatcttgatttgtttttcgttcttgagcttgaacttgaacttgattgcttgaagcttgacaCTTGTAGAcaaatttgcggcgtttgatccgcgagctctctcttgcttcttgttatatcTTTTTGTGTCTTTTCTAGGTTATGAAgaccctatttatagttgtgaaagggaagagttatgataagaacaaactctttccgaccaatcataTCGAAGTGTGACAatgccgcatttgattggccagaacatgtcacttgcacacgtggcgcgatttcattagccttttaatgtgacttggAATGCCttgtcatttgacacgtggcatgatcctattggctctttcgCTTGACTTGGAGTGTCACGTCATATGACACGTCGCACCAaattgggcctctaggaagatgatatCTTGGGCTTAACGAATTGGgatcatcactttagcccaattaaatggactagcccaatggattaagacttatttattaaatccatatatattggatttatataattaatttaattatattaacccataatatttatgtgaaccaatatatcttgaatttaagaTATTGTCCAAATTAATTTATGAATTTAATTCCGTAAATTTTATACGCCTACAAATGCGCTACTTTAAGACTTGTTGAGGTATAGACTTGTCGTAACCGAAAACGGATCACGAAGTATTAGCTGACTATCAAATTGTCGCATGCTAGATTAGAATGCAAAGTGTCACCCAAGTAATTTGTTACAACCCAATCAATTACCCGAACAATGTAATAATCATTACCTTTGAATAAAGATAAAAGCAAAACCATGCAAATTATAATTGTAGCCGCCAGTGACATCAAACTTTCCCATTAAGAAACAAATTCTTTCTTATTGTAATGACTAAATACGATAATGACTAGATACAATTTGAGTTTCCTTCGAATTCCTACATTGTTGTCGAAAAAAGACTACTCCCTTCTCGAAGATACATAGCCGAATCCCTTGCGGAATGTAAAATACATGATCCCACATCGGCAATTCACCTTCAAAAACTGCCATATGACTTCTATAAATACAATACTCTTTATTCTATTAGTTTCATTTACAGCGTTTGCAAATCACTTTGAGTTTACTTTTGACGACTTGGAAGCATTGACGCGAAgataatttcttcttcttttcttgtgctttcttTATTCTATAGTCTTTTTAGTATGTAAAATAAGGACATGTTCTTGCTTAAAGAGATGATCCACGCATGAATAAGGGCGTTTTAGGGTGTGAAGGGATGGGTATTCATCCCCGTTcgaatatcggagagattactctcggGGTGGCCCGAATATTGGAGAGATCACTCTCAAGGTAACCCGACTATCGGAgatattactctcaatgtggcccgactattACTCTCAAGACGGCccgactatcagagagattactctcaaggtggACCGACtaccagagagattactctcaatgtggctcaATTATCGAAAAAATTACTCTCAAGATGACCTTACTATCgaaagattactctcaatgtggcccgactatcgaagagattactctcaatgtggcccgactatcggagagattactctctagatgacccgactatcggagagattactctcaaggttGCCCGACTTTTATCTTAGTCGCATAATTTTCAGCTTTACGCGTTTATAACAAAAGATTCATATCTTGTCGTGGAAGAGTCCAAATAACGAACCGTTTGATTTCTCGAAAATTGGACttcaatatctaaaatatatcCAAAACTTAGAATCAAACACCTTCAGAAATGCCCCAGATAATATTTTTAAACCAACTTTAGATTCCACCGcgttgaaaatttcagatttgtgTGGTCTCACCAAAAAAATCATATCTTGGTATAAAAAAGTCAAAATCATGAACCGTTTAAGTTTTGGAAACATAACTTGAAAATCTATAACatatccaaaatgcaaaatttagTTGTCTTAAGGATAGTTTCATATAGTAGTTCGAAATCAATATTAAATTTTGATGCGACGATGATTTCAGATTTGTGCGACTTCACCAAAACTTTTGTATCTTGATGTAGGAACGTCGAAATTATGAACCGTTTGATCTTGAAAAACTGAACTTCCAAATCTATAACATATACAAAATGCAAAATTTAATACCTTGAGGATAGTTTCGGATAATATTTCGAAGTCAATATTAAATTCTGACACACTCATTTCAGATTTGCGTGACTTTTCCAAAACTTTTGTATCTTGATGTAGGAACTTTGAAATAACGAACCAATGATTTATTGGAAACTAAACTTCAAAATCTAAAATATATCCAAAATATAAAGTTTAATGCCTTAAGGATAGTTTCAGATGATAGTTCAAGTGCTGATTGAATGGATTACATCTCATCGTGCTTCATTCGGACAACGATTGGGGGATTATGTATCTTTTGGACTTATGCGACTGAACTCAGAATagaactctaagctgcctacgtacctcgaagaagaggatcaagtcatgtCGTAGTTCAGAATGGGTGattttttttatgtcctaacttttgcctaggccgcctctttcaaggttttcaacctagcggacttttTTTGGACCGTacacagtttagactcatgcgggccaggagtataggaacatgcagtttaggctcatgcgttaaggagcgttgcaacttcaaggataatacttcttcaaaaacttcccattgatagggccgattctcatgccatctgcatcaaccagcttgtaatCCCCACTTGAATAAGCTTCTTGCACGACATAttgcccatcccattttgaagtgaacttccctacaggtttatggaAAGTAATAATAGGTCTTCGTATGGCAAGGACTTGAtatcctacttgaaaggatctcgggcgaactcttttattgaaggcgtgagacaatcgagcttgataacatttaagactttgttgagcttccaacctcttctcatcaagagcctccaactctgctaatcgaagtcgagcattttcttcatcaatgATCCATTCTTGAATAGCTAATCGtaatgaaggtatttgacgctcgaGTGGCAAGACATCTTCGACTCCATAAATGAGTGAATAAGGGGTCACTTGTGTTGGCGTGCGGTAAGTTGTCCTATATGCCCACAGATCTTCTTCCGTACGGTCATGCCAATcccgtttggatttggagacgactttctttaacaagttgcatagagtcttgttgaatgtctcggctagaccattggcggcaacATTATACAtagaagagttacgttgcttgaaaAGATTTCACAAATTTATTCATTAACCTATTGTCGAACGACTTGCCATTATCTGTTATTATGTAATAAGGAATGCCAAAGCGATCgataa
This region includes:
- the LOC104220340 gene encoding probable beta-1,4-xylosyltransferase IRX9H; amino-acid sequence: MASIRRTLSPVPRPGSTMNGEACLVASPLSKSSSCTHSYTPTGTLLSSLGSLDYALYKVQTFVLGLLSRRSSRPLERSKLKGLIWRRALLQFFICFVLGVFIGLTPFVSLNLSTNFISKHQAFSFEVEENARSYDVSRNVTSTTENLPIVDNSTSEPNLVHVELKKEIANNASFNQSLEQEFMLSRKLLIIVTPTETRPFQAYYLNRLAYGLKLVPSPLLWIVVEMNSQSVETADILRRTGVMYRHLVCCKNLTDVKEKNVHLRNVALSHIETHHLDGIVYFADEYNIYSADLFEQMRQISRFGTWIVARLAENNRNVILQGPICNASLVIGWHTEGRAKRFQRFSAEISGFAFNSTILWDPKRWHRPTLEPIRQSDTARAGSQVSTFIEQVVEDESQMECLPMHCSRIMVWQFNTEILYPYPHEWLVKNYSSTITSVG
- the LOC138875804 gene encoding uncharacterized protein → MYNVAANGLAETFNKTLCNLLKKVVSKSKRDWHDRTEEDLWAYRTTYRTPTQVTPYSLIYGVEDVLPLERQIPSLRLAIQEWIIDEENARLRLAELEALDEKRPIITFHKPVGKFTSKWDGQYVVQEAYSSGDYKLVDADGMRIGPINGKFLKKYYP